In uncultured Desulfobacter sp., one DNA window encodes the following:
- the istA gene encoding IS21 family transposase, which yields MLKVDQYDYIRTAHRVYGKAIKELARETGHSKNTIKKILKQEYIGYKQRSKQPYPVLGPYIQEIDRWLGDDKDKPYKQRHTATRIYHRLKSELEYSGGETTVRRYVREAKLRLGLTNQQAFIPSDPTTAQEAEVDWGNCQAVIAGEPVKLKLFCIRSKCSGKHFVRCYPCERQQALFDAHIQAFSFFGGVFPVLIYDNLTTVVQKVFKGKKRHLQESYNRFKAYYNFDPRFCNPGQGHEKGGIEGLVGYARRNYMVPIPHADSLDELNTRLLDDCMAYGEHRIAGQTQSVNELFESEKQVLLPLPTTSFSNVETFMVRVNKYATVIIDKNRYSVPTRYAYMRVQAIVEIDQVIIYWSGRKISTHHRLYGNNKWSLKPEHYLELIRQRPQSFDTARPILQWRDQWPDCLEKLLEHFRRKNGVTKGTREFVTVLMLYEKYAVDKIEAAVKEALKSNVGCSNALKQILHSQNISMESQFDPLSNWETLPPADISAYEQLGGIL from the coding sequence ATGCTTAAAGTGGATCAGTATGATTACATCCGAACAGCTCACCGTGTTTATGGAAAGGCCATTAAAGAGCTTGCCAGAGAAACCGGCCATTCAAAAAACACCATAAAAAAAATTTTAAAGCAGGAATACATTGGCTACAAGCAACGATCTAAACAGCCATATCCCGTTCTTGGTCCTTATATCCAGGAGATAGACCGCTGGCTTGGCGATGACAAGGACAAGCCATACAAACAGCGACATACAGCAACCCGGATATACCATCGTCTGAAATCGGAACTCGAGTATTCCGGTGGAGAGACGACGGTTCGCCGTTATGTGCGTGAGGCAAAGCTGAGGCTGGGTTTAACGAATCAGCAGGCATTTATCCCATCAGATCCGACGACTGCCCAGGAAGCCGAGGTAGACTGGGGAAACTGTCAGGCAGTTATTGCCGGCGAACCCGTGAAGCTGAAATTATTTTGCATACGTTCAAAATGTTCGGGCAAACACTTTGTTCGCTGTTATCCCTGTGAAAGGCAGCAAGCTTTATTTGACGCTCATATCCAGGCCTTTTCATTTTTTGGAGGCGTGTTCCCAGTTCTTATCTATGACAATCTGACAACAGTCGTACAAAAGGTATTTAAAGGAAAAAAACGTCATCTTCAGGAATCTTATAATCGGTTCAAGGCCTATTACAACTTCGATCCACGGTTTTGCAATCCCGGCCAGGGCCATGAAAAAGGTGGGATTGAAGGCCTGGTCGGCTACGCTCGAAGAAATTATATGGTTCCTATCCCACATGCTGACAGCCTGGACGAATTGAACACGCGCCTCCTCGATGATTGCATGGCCTATGGAGAGCATCGCATCGCCGGTCAAACACAAAGCGTCAATGAATTGTTTGAATCAGAAAAGCAGGTATTGCTGCCATTGCCGACAACATCGTTCAGTAACGTTGAGACGTTCATGGTCAGGGTAAACAAATATGCCACCGTTATTATTGACAAGAACCGGTATTCTGTCCCGACGCGCTATGCTTACATGAGAGTGCAGGCGATAGTAGAGATAGACCAGGTGATCATTTATTGGAGCGGCAGAAAAATAAGCACCCATCATCGGTTATATGGAAATAATAAGTGGAGTTTAAAACCGGAACATTATCTGGAGTTGATTCGTCAGCGTCCACAATCATTTGATACCGCCCGGCCAATTTTACAATGGCGTGATCAATGGCCGGATTGCCTGGAAAAGTTATTAGAACATTTTCGCCGGAAAAACGGTGTAACCAAAGGTACCCGGGAATTTGTCACCGTGCTGATGCTGTACGAAAAATATGCTGTCGACAAGATCGAAGCAGCCGTAAAGGAAGCACTGAAAAGCAATGTCGGCTGCAGCAATGCTCTCAAGCAGATTTTACACAGTCAAAACATCTCTATGGAGTCCCAATTTGATCCTTTGTCGAACTGGGAGACACTGCCCCCTGCTGACATCTCGGCATACGAACAGCTTGGAGGTATCTTATGA
- the istB gene encoding IS21-like element helper ATPase IstB: MNPAVQAVLTQHLKTLKLSTMEKELEGQIRQAHEAACGYDEFLLNLVEAEVQIRQENGRKRRLKEARFPMQKPLETFDFEAAPDLDARLIKELSTGTFIKEARNIILIGKSGAGKTHLATSIGMEACRYGHRVRFITGCGLANELTEAREQQALGRMIKRYAGYGLLILDELGYVPFSKIGAELLFQVLTERHERRSIIITTNLGFGDWTQVFGDANLTAALLDRVTHRAHIIQCNWDSYRLKQTLKSRG, encoded by the coding sequence ATGAACCCAGCAGTCCAGGCAGTCCTCACACAGCACTTAAAAACGCTGAAGCTCTCGACGATGGAAAAAGAGTTGGAAGGTCAGATCCGGCAGGCGCATGAGGCGGCCTGCGGCTACGATGAGTTTTTATTGAATCTTGTTGAAGCGGAAGTTCAAATACGGCAGGAAAACGGTCGCAAGCGACGTCTCAAGGAAGCCAGGTTCCCGATGCAGAAACCGCTTGAAACATTTGATTTTGAGGCTGCCCCTGATTTGGACGCCCGGTTGATCAAAGAACTTTCAACAGGGACATTCATTAAAGAAGCCCGGAATATAATTTTGATAGGTAAAAGCGGAGCCGGTAAAACCCATCTGGCAACCAGCATCGGGATGGAAGCCTGCCGGTATGGACATCGAGTTCGTTTTATTACTGGTTGTGGGCTTGCAAACGAACTGACGGAGGCCAGGGAACAACAGGCTCTGGGTAGAATGATAAAACGATATGCCGGTTATGGGCTGTTGATTCTTGATGAATTGGGGTACGTCCCGTTCAGTAAAATCGGCGCTGAATTATTGTTCCAAGTCCTTACCGAGCGCCATGAAAGACGTTCGATCATCATCACTACCAATCTTGGTTTTGGTGATTGGACGCAGGTGTTTGGCGATGCAAATCTTACCGCTGCTCTGCTGGATCGTGTCACTCACCGGGCTCACATTATTCAATGTAACTGGGACAGTTATCGACTTAAACAGACTTTAAAATCGAGAGGATAA
- a CDS encoding transposase codes for MAHFHIKKKKGRPYLYVREIARVNGKPKVISQTYIGSPDRVASLVKGQSQEITTLKAEGFGALWLAQQADKDFDLCSMIDEIIPPADREKGPSIGEYFLYCVWNRMIETVSKNKLSDWYKRTAIQHIRPVDLNELSCKRYWDKWDRVDEKTLNTIISKFFRRLWQVEKPSSDCLLFDTTNYYTFMGSQTLSKIACRGKNKEGRHHLRQIGLGLLVARDTRLPLFYSIYPGNIHDSKHFESIMEEMFRVACDLNNTKERLTIVIDKGMNSEGNYTWIDEHSRVHFITTYSTYFAQELAATPLDRFEIADTARNRRLIDEERREECQLAYRTKKEYWGKERSVIITYNRNCNTKLTPLDNPILTPPVVKIILLSLFI; via the coding sequence ATGGCACATTTCCATATCAAGAAGAAAAAAGGAAGACCCTACCTGTATGTCAGGGAGATCGCCCGGGTAAACGGTAAGCCCAAGGTTATTTCTCAAACCTATATTGGTTCACCGGATCGGGTAGCCAGTCTTGTAAAAGGCCAGTCTCAGGAAATAACCACTTTAAAGGCTGAAGGATTCGGTGCACTGTGGTTGGCCCAGCAAGCAGATAAAGACTTTGATCTTTGCTCTATGATTGATGAGATTATTCCACCGGCCGATCGGGAAAAAGGACCTTCAATAGGGGAATATTTCCTTTATTGTGTCTGGAATCGCATGATTGAGACCGTCAGTAAAAACAAATTATCGGATTGGTATAAGAGAACCGCGATCCAGCATATACGCCCTGTCGATCTAAACGAACTCTCATGCAAACGATACTGGGACAAGTGGGACCGAGTTGATGAAAAAACCTTAAACACGATCATATCGAAGTTCTTCAGACGATTATGGCAGGTCGAAAAGCCTTCGTCTGATTGTCTGTTATTTGATACCACTAATTATTATACCTTCATGGGAAGCCAAACTTTGTCGAAAATTGCGTGCAGAGGTAAAAACAAGGAAGGCAGGCATCATCTCAGACAGATCGGCCTCGGCCTTTTGGTTGCACGAGACACCAGACTCCCTTTATTTTATTCGATTTACCCAGGCAATATTCATGATAGCAAGCACTTTGAATCAATCATGGAAGAAATGTTTAGGGTGGCATGCGACCTGAACAATACCAAAGAGCGACTTACAATCGTTATTGACAAAGGAATGAATTCTGAAGGGAATTACACCTGGATTGACGAGCATTCCAGAGTCCATTTTATTACGACATATTCCACTTATTTTGCCCAGGAGCTTGCGGCTACCCCACTCGACCGGTTTGAAATTGCAGATACTGCCCGCAACAGAAGACTGATTGATGAAGAGCGCCGGGAAGAGTGTCAATTGGCATATCGAACTAAAAAAGAATACTGGGGCAAGGAGCGGAGCGTTATCATAACTTATAATCGGAATTGCAACACAAAATTGACCCCTCTCGACAACCCAATTTTGACCCCCCCTGTTGTTAAAATCATTCTCTTATCGCTTTTTATATAG
- a CDS encoding GNAT family N-acetyltransferase has product MLQNNYNRPDIIKNFLAIKKITDIACFSCFTAIQAALKDVNDFYPQFDSWFYEKVVPGVINSERKILFGQVNGKVAGIAIIKNTSEKKISTVKVAEKFKGQRIGRQLFENSFEALDTEKPFCTISEEKLPEFKSTFAYYGFKLTSVHNGLYRDGKKEFFFNE; this is encoded by the coding sequence ATGCTACAAAATAATTATAACCGTCCGGATATTATAAAAAATTTTTTAGCTATCAAAAAAATAACTGACATAGCTTGTTTCTCATGTTTCACTGCGATTCAAGCTGCTTTAAAAGACGTTAACGATTTTTATCCCCAATTTGATAGTTGGTTTTATGAAAAAGTTGTACCGGGCGTAATCAATTCAGAACGAAAAATACTTTTTGGGCAAGTGAACGGTAAAGTTGCAGGTATTGCAATTATAAAAAATACTTCTGAAAAAAAGATATCAACCGTGAAGGTTGCCGAAAAATTTAAGGGACAAAGAATTGGGCGCCAGCTATTTGAAAATTCGTTTGAGGCCTTAGATACAGAAAAACCGTTTTGTACAATTTCAGAAGAAAAGCTACCTGAATTTAAAAGTACGTTCGCCTATTATGGATTTAAGCTAACAAGCGTTCATAACGGGCTTTATAGAGATGGGAAAAAAGAGTTTTTCTTCAACGAATAA